In a genomic window of Zootoca vivipara chromosome 5, rZooViv1.1, whole genome shotgun sequence:
- the SPON2 gene encoding spondin-2, whose product MWRAFCTGKEMENLIAVSSSYRIITALLFTVLSFVNCLPLEEDSVCTAEELARYNIIFTGKWSQASFPKQYPLYRPPAQWSSLLGAAHNSDYNMWKMNEFASNGMRDFAERGEPWALMKEIEAAGEKIQSIHGIFSAPAISTGTGQTTADLELHPRHPLVSIAVRIVPSPDWFVGIDSLNLCEKDHWKQKVSLDLFPYDAGTDSGFTFSSPNFATIPQDPVTEITSSTPSHPANSFYYPKLKKLPPIARVTMIKVKRGKLGFPLPQPNVTAIRNEIDDSVSETPLDCETSLWSSWGLCRGTCGHLGTKRRTRYIRLQPANNGIPCPELNEETECDPDNCV is encoded by the exons ATGTGGAGGGCTTTCTGTACGGGCAAGGAAATGGAAAACTTGATCGCTGTCTCCAGCTCCTATAGAATCATCACAGCATTGCTTTTCACTGTTCTGAGCTTTGTTAACTGTTTGCCTCTTGAGGAAGACTCTGTTTGCACAGCAGAAGAACTTGCAAGGTACAACATTATTTTCACAGGAAAGTGGAGCCAGGCATCATTCCCTAAGCAGTACCCTCTGTACAGGCCTCCGGCACAATGGTCATCACTTCTGG GCGCTGCCCATAACTCTGACTACAACATGTGGAAAATGAACGAGTTTGCCAGCAACGGGATGCGTGACTTTGCCGAAAGAGGTGAACCCTGGGCATTAATGAAGGAAATAgaagcagctggggaaaaaatcCAAAGCATTCACGGAATATTCTCCGCTCCTGCCATTTCCACTGGCACGGGGCAAACGACTGCAGACTTGGAGCTCCACCCAAGACACCCGCTG gTGTCCATTGCAGTGCGAATTGTGCCCAGCCCTGACTGGTTCGTGGGCATTGACAGTTTAAACCTGTGCGAAAAAGACCACTGGAAACAGAAAGTATCTTTGGATCTTTTCCCGTATGATGCTGGCACTGACAGCGGCTTCACGTTTTCCTCCCCCAATTTTGCCACTATCCCACAGGATCCCGTCACAGAG ATCACTTCTTCCACTCCGAGTCACCCAGCAAACTCGTTTTATTACCCCAAGCTTAAAAAATTACCACCTATCGCTCGAGTAACCATGATAAAAGTGAAAAGAGGCAAACTAGGATTTCCTCTTCCTCAGCCCAACGTGACTGCAATCAGGAATGAAATCGATGATTCTGTTTCAG AAACTCCCCTGGATTGTGAGACGTCGCTCTGGTCTTCTTGGGGCCTCTGTAGAGGCACGTGTGGACATTTAGGAACTAAAAGACGAACTCGGTATATACGTCTTCAGCCGGCCAATAATGGAATACCCTGCCCAGAGCTGAATGAAGAAACAGAATGCGACCCGGATAACTGCGTGTGA